The following proteins are encoded in a genomic region of Peromyscus leucopus breed LL Stock unplaced genomic scaffold, UCI_PerLeu_2.1 scaffold_1371, whole genome shotgun sequence:
- the LOC114688394 gene encoding tripartite motif-containing protein 43-like, which yields METDISQAFQKELTCFICLSCLIDPVTISCGHSFCRACLQLSWEDIQPPVQCPLCWEPSQKYLRTNIVLKKLVSITRQTSLMKDLSSEEHKCMTHKETNRIFCTENRIFLCQLCSNSHEHRGHRHCPIEVAAEDEMERLVKQMASLWDKIQENQENLEAENRMTTLWMDYLTLREQMIRTEYTKLHPLLCEEEVQHIESMRNEGQCVLEKLRTSEAIMIQKSKELREMYQELMAMSQEPYVVLLQDLDDMFRRSESMQLSMPPSMKTELTALPITGLTESYKQFQAHIIFESVTILHSKMNIFNVMRRFSFRLHHKDTPADSAGFYFASWGSQSFISGKYYWEIDLKDSCDWAVGVCKDSQLRSRKQMIESEGTFLLVCVKEGNHYCLLTTCPVFRHYIEKPLGQVGVLLDCEDGCLSFLNVTKSSLIYRYPPGTFNYPVRPCVSSGYT from the exons atggagacagacatTTCACAAGCCTTCCAGAAAGAACTTACCTGCTTCATCTGCCTGAGCTGCCTGATAGACCCAGTCACCATAAGCTGTGGCCACAGCTTCTGTCGAGCCTGCCTCCAACTTTCCTGGGAAGACATCCAACCACCTGTCCAATGCCCTTTGTGTTGGGAACCATCTCAGAAGTACTTGAGAACCAACATTGTTCTGAAGAAACTGGTGTCCATTACCAGACAAACCAGCCTCATGAAggacctgagctctgaggagcatAAGTGTATGACCCACAAAGAGACAAATAGGATCTTCTGTACTGAGAATAGGATCTTCCTCTGTCAACTCTGTTCTAACTCCCATGAGCACAGAGGACACAGACACTGTCCCATTGAAGTAGCTGCTGAGGATGAAATG GAAAGACTTGTAAAGCAAATGGCATCTTTGTGGGATAAGATCCAAGAAAATCAAGAGAATTTAGAGGCAGAGAACAGAATGACAACTCTGTGGATG GACTACTTGACTCTGCGGGAACAAATGATCAGGACAGAGTATACAAAACTGCACCCACTCCTCTGTGAAGAGGAAGTGCAACACATCGAGTCTATGAGAAATGAAGGCCAATGTGTTTTGGAGAAACTCAGGACAAGTGAAGCCATCATGatccaaaagagcaaagaactaAGAGAAATGTACCAGGAGCTGATGGCAATGTCCCAGGAGCCATATGTGGTCCTGCTGCAG GATTTGGATGACATGTTCAGAAG GAGTGAGTCAATGCAGCTGAGCATGCCCCCTTCTATGAAAACAGAACTCACTGCCCTACCTATCACTGGACTGACTGAAAGTTACAAGCAGTTCCAAG CTCACATTATCTTTGAAAGTGTAACCATACTTCATTCTAAGATGAACATATTTAATGTCATGAGAAGATTCAGCTTCAGACTTCACCATAAGGATACACCTGCAGATTCTGCTGGATTTTATTTTGCTTCCTGGGGATCACAGAGCTTCATCTCAGGAAAATATTATTGGGAGATTGATTTGAAGGACTCTTGTGACTGGGCTGTGGGAGTCTGTAAGGATTCCCAGTTAAGGAGTAGAAAGCAAATGATTGAATCTGAGGGTAcatttcttcttgtgtgtgtgaaagagggtAATCATTACTGTCTCCTCACCACATGCCCAGTATTCCGGCACTACATAGAGAAGCCATTGGGCCAGGTTGGTGTGCTTCTTGATTGTGAGGATGGTTGTTTAAGCTTCCTAAATGTTACCAAGAGTTCCCTCATATACAGGTATCCTCCTGGCACCTTCAATTACCCTGTCAGGCCTTGCGTATCCAGTGGATACACATAA